In Lemur catta isolate mLemCat1 chromosome 5, mLemCat1.pri, whole genome shotgun sequence, the genomic stretch GACCCAGGCTGGAACATATCCTCTTTGTGTTTGTCCTCATCTTCTACCTTGTGACTTTAGTGGGCAACATCTTCATTATCTTGGTCTCCCGCCTGGACCCTTGTCTCCACAcgcccatgtacttcttccttaCTAACTTGTCCTTCCTAGACCTCTGCTTCACCACCAGTTCCATCCCCCAGCTACTTTTCAACCTAGGCGGGCTGGATAAGACCATCAGCCACATGGGCTGTGCCATCCAGCTCTTCATGTTCCTGGGGCTGGGTGGCACGGAATGTGTTCTCTTGGCAGTCATGGCTTACGACCGCTTCACTGCAATCTGCAAGCCCCTTCATTATTCTGTCATTATGCACCCTCGGCTCTGCTGGCAATTGGTGTCTGTGGCCTGGGGGGTTGGACTCCTTAACTCCCTAGTTATGTCTCCAGTGACTATGAAGCTACCACGATGTGGGAGATGTAAGGTGAAACATTTCCTATGTGAGATGCCAGCTCTGATAAAAATTGCCTGTGTGGACAGAGTGGCTGTAGAGACCACTGTTTTCATCTTGTCAGTAATAATTGTCTTGGTGCCCCTGTCTCTTATCCTCATCTCGTACAGCTACATTGCCCTGGCGGTGTTGAGAATCCAGTCGGCTGCAGGAAGAAGGAAGGCTTTCAACACGTGTGGGTCCCACCTCACTGTAGTCTCCTTGTTTTATGGGAATATAATCTATATGTATATGCAACCAGGAAATAATCCTTCTCAGGACCAAGGGAAATTCCTTACCCTCTTCTACAATTTGGTGACCCCTATGTTAAATCCTGTTATCTACACACTTAGAAACAAGGATGTGAAGGGTGCACTGAAGAGACTTGTGTCTAGAAAGCAAGGTGACAGTCACTTTTTCTAAGGTtgcttcttttacttatttaatagaatgaaataattcttgaagtgaaattttcaaatatatctaaatattccTACCTACCCAGTAAAAACCTCCAGGTGTGGAGCTTGAGACTATGTATTATAAAGTTCCAAATATGATGCCGATGATTAGGtaaattataggaaaaatttaatttttatagcatcTTGTATCAACACATCAAAtcatcttttctcctcctttccaagCTAGCCACATTCAATTAAAATCCAACAAAACCATAAGTAACTGTTTCAGTACTATGGATtaactgacagaggctctgcctTAGCAAAAATCATATGATGATCCTCTTTCTCATTAATAGTTTGTATGATTGTTATTTTTCCATGGAATTGAGTCAATGGAGTACCAAAATACTTATACTACTTTAATCTTTTGATATCTGTAAATTCATTATGTGGAAAAGATAGAGCAGTAGCCTAGACATTGGCCTacaatatcatttaaatttttgagcTCAATACTGCCTCACTGATCAGCTGCATTAAAATTACCTGGAGATATATATACTTTGAAGTTCCAACCCCAGAAATTGTGAGGCTTAGTAAGCCTAGAAATATTTGTGTTGAAAAAGTTCCTTGTGAGATTCTGATATGATTTTATGTTTCAAAACAAATGAACCATTCTGAATCTTTTCATTAGTTAGGTTAGGAAACATTATCAAACAAACCACAAATAGTAGAGCTAGGAATTTAACATGTACCTGGGTTTATCAGGATGAGTATAAATgttctcactttttaaatataaattttatttaagggGCTATTAAAAGTGACAATGATAAAAGTGAATATGAAAGCTGTGTATTTACAAGTATGCAGacatacacatttataaacaCGCAAGCCTTATAGTGCTTGTGCAAAGTTACACATGATTAATTTCTAAACTATATAGAAGAATTGGGATTTGTGATCCTACATTTTCCtagtgataaaaaagaaatatattctcaAGTGTCTTCCCACTGATTCATATTAAGGACAAAGGTTCTATCTTGGTGAGCCCTGTAAATAGctactttttcaattaaaattttcaagtagACATTGCTAAACATAACCTTGATACAAtgccaaaaaaatccaaatattaataattgtattccaatgtttactttttattaaagacatttatttgtatttattgtcttaaaatttaaaaagcatagtaagggccaggtgtggtggctcatacctgtaatcccagcactttgggaggccaaggcagggggattgcttgagcccaggagttcaagactggcctgggcaacatagcaagaccctatctctacaaaaaaattttctaaatgagCTGAATGTGGTAGCACATACCTAatgtcctagctacttgagaggctgaggtaaaaggatcacttgaccccaggaattcGAAGTTACAGTGACCTATAATGaagccgctgcactccagcctgggtgacagagcaagaccctgtctcatgaaaagaaaaaaaaaaaacatagtaacCTTTTGTGTCTGAAGTAGAAAAGTAGTAAAGgccatttaaaagaatgaaaagagagtTTTCCTGGAGTAAAATTGGATTTTGtcagtttatttttcaattttgaaagtgTTTCTGTCTCTGGAGTGCTTCAATTTTCTCTCTACAATCACTAATATCATACTgacaatttttattgtttcaatttttctcccTCTGCAGACAGCCCCCAAACCCAAACTGCATGCTAAAAATTGATTCCAAATACCCAATTGTGCTGAAGAGTTCTCTGCCCCTGGTTAAACCACCATCTTGCACATACACAGCTAATATCTCTGGGTTTCTTACAGTTTTCTCTACTTATTCTCTCTAGTTTTTCTGGGATTTAACTTGAAGGAGACAGTCAACATTCCTAATAATTCAGCATCTTGTTCAGGACCAGACTCTGGTTTTTTATTCcttcagttttctgtttcttgctcaAAATTTCAGTACTTTCTTTTAAGTATTGAAACaaaacatattaattatatttattttatattccacatctaaaaattcaaaaatccaaaGTCTTTACAAAACTGATTCTGATCCCTTTTGTTTCTACCTTGTTCTGCCTCACAGTACCTGTATTTCCTTGTGTGTTATTGTGATTTTGGACTGTGATTtgctcattttcttaaaattttacctgTGGGATTGTTTGAACCCTGACCTAAAGTTACATTCATCCATATAggatttgaattttgtttgcCTAAGTCACTTAGATGCACTATCAAATTCTTTCAAAGGAACACTGAATGCAAAAGGGCAATGGAGTATtactttcaaaaaattgaaggaaattaCTTCAAACCTAGATTTTTATCCAGTAACGTTGTAATTTAAATATAAGGGTGTGATAAAACTTCTCAGGTATGTAAAGCCTCAGAAGTTAGTCACACAAGTGAAGATATTTGAGTAGTGAGAAGCTGCctctaaatgaattattttcctctttcacttaTTCGGTTTCTAtatctccccttttttctttattccctcATTGTTTTCTCCCATCacctttgaatatatttttctttttgcattttattcaCCTTGTCTCCCAatccaccacaaagaaatgattaatataaTTCTGCAAAGAATATATTTCCTAAGTATATAGCCAAtgcttacaaaatattttacGTGTATGTATacgtttgtgtgtgtatgcacatatcaCCAAGTCGATCTTTTATTATGACTCATAATAGATATTATTCTTTCTCCCTTAGTTACCTTTCATATCCAACATACAGAAATCCTAGATACAAAGTGAAACTACATAAATCTTGACTCATTATAGACTTATTACGTTGCCAAGCTTtccaataacatttatttttctaatatcagAGTTGGTGCTTTCTTTTGAAGCTCTTCTGAGCTCCAGTTTCTGCCCTGAATGCTAGACCAGATGTTGCCATTTAATACCATCATGATTCGAAGAGTAATGGAATTTTCTGTCCTTTGGGAAACTGAAGatcctgagagaaaaaaaatctctgttttctTAGCATGCATCAAAAGTCTTCTTTATTACTGAAAAAAGAATGGTGAcagttatatttattaataataaggtaataaatttattatacaaCAGGAAGCTTCAGAGGACCATCTTAGATAATTTTCTACATGTCAGATGCAATTCAAATTTCCTATGTATGTCAGATGCTGTTTTGTTAGTATTATAACTAGGACCTTTTTGTCACACAATATTTTCCAACAGATTGTCCTTGAATGtgttaaaattattgatttttgaataacAATTTGGTAATTCATAACCTTGCTGAACATATTGCTATGAAAATAGCATTTATGGctctgatttttttaagtgtataatcaTATTtagtgcaaatattaatattgtatttcttcttttccagcatttatagcttttatttttatttctgtctaatTTTATTGGTTAACACTAACAGAACAAGATTATTTGATTCATAGACTAGTAACATTTTCATGTTTCTAACACTTAAGAGTTTGCTTCTGGTAAGGCTAAtgtgttcactttttaaattgatttcataaCAAGGGACTATCCCTATAAATGGGAACACTAAGTTTGTGctcatacataaaatatacatatacatatgcacattttTCTGTATAAGTAAAcatgaaatcattttaattagaCAATTAATCCCAGAATAAGTAGTGACTATGGCAAAAACAGTAAGTGCTAATTGATAATCTCCAATGGGGAAACAAAGAGAATGGAGGTCCAACAGCTGATTAACCCAAGCAATCACATCCAGTGACCAAATAGAATTGGGCTTTGAAAATTCCAAGgtaataaattaaacaaattatcCTAAAGAAGAATACTGATTGCTCGATTTTGATTTCTCATTCCTTGAGAGAAGAATCCTCTGTGTATCCACTAACTATAATGAAGCATTAATAAGTcaggtataaaatataaaatgataggTCAATGAGTTATGTAATATTGAGCAAGAAAGTGAAATTATGGAATAATTCAGAGAGAAATACTTTTCAAAGGGttgaaaattttaagtgaaagaagtagACTTAAACGTACTATTTATATAACAAGCAATGTAACTCTACAAAGCACCCCTAGCCTTATCAGTAACTTGGTTTTAGAAGCCATACCAGAATGATTTCCTGAAAAGAATCAACCCAAATCTCTTTTTAACTAATtgattctgatatttttcttcaatatcttctcctttctttcactGGATTCCTTTTTAATGGTACCTTGAGTTGGGTACttacatgattattttaaattttttcttgtttcataaTAAAAGCATTTTGGCATCTTCCGGGGACGTAAAATAGGGCACTGTCAACTCtactggggagaagaaaagacaCTTCATAGAGCAGGCAATGCTTTAACTGAACTACAAAGGTCAAAAAGGAATTCACTATGTAAGGacatgcaaagagaaaggaacatcaTAGAGAAAAGCCAAACTGTAAAACTACAGAAATATTATTAGGAAGATACCACAGCAAGACATCGCCATGCTTAAAAGTTTGCACTTTATTCTGAAGACAATGGTGAGCTGCCTAAGAATTTTAAGCCGAAAGGAAAGTTATCATTTTTTACATATTAAGAAGATTCCTCACATCCACATTCATGATCTCACCTCTTAAATCAATATCCACTTTTGGAAATGTACACATAAGCTTCAACATGCCTAGAGAGAGCAAGATAAAGTACTTTGTGTAGTTTTCTCTCAATCCACCACAATTAGAATTTACTTTGACACTATATTCTAAATCTAATTCCCAGAATCTCAGCTcgttaatttaatatttattaagcataaaGTTTTTGAGACTTAGAATGCATGGGACATGGAGTTGAGCGTTAGgaataaaaagatgaagaaaaaataggTCATGCCCTGGAGGAGTTCTCATTCTAGTGTGGAATGTAGGCAGCCAAAAATGAATTACCATGGGCATtgattagtaataataataattagttgGGAAGTGGTATAGGACctcaaaaaagagaataaatagagGTTTTACATCTTCATAAAGAATATGATCCTTGAGCAAATTCTTGAATTAGGAATGGAGTATGTTGAATGGGAAAATAGGGCAGGATCATACCTGTCAGATGACAATAGAATGCATAATTGAATGCTGGCCCCAAAGTGGAATGGTGGATTTGGTGATTAGTAAGTTGTGGGTCTGTTTCCACAACTGCAGAGTCCATATAATAAGTACAGTTTCATATATTAAAAGTgtccttt encodes the following:
- the LOC123638799 gene encoding olfactory receptor 2W3-like gives rise to the protein MTNQSCQERFILLGFSDRPRLEHILFVFVLIFYLVTLVGNIFIILVSRLDPCLHTPMYFFLTNLSFLDLCFTTSSIPQLLFNLGGLDKTISHMGCAIQLFMFLGLGGTECVLLAVMAYDRFTAICKPLHYSVIMHPRLCWQLVSVAWGVGLLNSLVMSPVTMKLPRCGRCKVKHFLCEMPALIKIACVDRVAVETTVFILSVIIVLVPLSLILISYSYIALAVLRIQSAAGRRKAFNTCGSHLTVVSLFYGNIIYMYMQPGNNPSQDQGKFLTLFYNLVTPMLNPVIYTLRNKDVKGALKRLVSRKQGDSHFF